A genome region from Natronosalvus rutilus includes the following:
- a CDS encoding CHY zinc finger protein, whose translation MSDSDRDVSVQGVDLDTETRCAHYRSDRDVVALRFGCCGDFFACYRCHEAVADHEAVPWPRDRFDEPAVYCGVCRSTMTAPEYLECEHTCPRCGTSFNPGCRRHVHLYFEESS comes from the coding sequence GTGAGCGACTCCGACCGCGACGTGTCCGTCCAGGGCGTCGACCTCGATACCGAAACGCGTTGTGCCCACTACCGGAGTGACCGCGATGTCGTTGCCCTCCGATTCGGCTGCTGTGGAGACTTCTTCGCGTGCTACCGATGTCACGAGGCCGTGGCGGACCACGAGGCGGTCCCGTGGCCGCGCGACCGGTTCGACGAGCCTGCGGTCTACTGCGGCGTCTGTCGGTCGACCATGACGGCCCCCGAGTACCTCGAGTGCGAGCACACCTGCCCGCGCTGTGGCACGTCGTTCAACCCGGGCTGTCGACGACACGTCCATCTGTACTTCGAAGAATCCTCATAA
- the mutS gene encoding DNA mismatch repair protein MutS: MDSALGPPESMSERRAELTPMMAQYHDLCARYDDAIVLFQVGDFYETFGGAAETTARLLELTLTSREDSTGEYPMTGIPVDNVATYVEDLLEAGYRVAIADQVEEPGESAGVVERAVTRVITPGTLTEDELLSSDDNNFVAAVAVGDGSEGANADTTTSPDTNASTNPDADVALALLDVSTGDFLTTSASSPERIADEISRFAPAEAVLGPNAPDDILPERCMVTPFDPGAFALERATDLLETYVARAEALVANDAEVRACGAVLAYAEYVRGGVEGAVDEDGRGHEATDDSETDDGESIEHERQEDENVDGGRDGDEDESDEPDRPRLEYLSRLRRYDPREYLLLDAVAVRSLELFEPRGVHGRKEATLVGVLDETASALGGRKLRDWLRRPLLETERIDGRLDAVEELSRDPRTREAIQDALTGVYDLERLIGRISRERANARDLRSLRDTLAVVPEIREALADAEAGRLNRIREALDPLEDVRRLIDRAIVTDPPHEVTEGGIVADGYDERLDTLRETARDGKQWIDALEDRERERTGVDSLKVGYNSVHGYYIEVTNPNLEAVPADYQRRQTLKRSERFVTPELKEREDEIVGAESRADQREYDLFCRVRRDVGAEVERVQTLADALGALDALCSLATVAAEHDYCRPEVLERGSGDDDDGGDSDSDGNASRIEIEAGRHPVVERTQESFVPNDARFDAEDRLAIITGPNMSGKSTYMRQVAQIVLLAQVGSFVPARGATLTPAERIFTRVGASDDIAGGRSTFMVEMDELATILREADERSLVLLDEVGRGTSTSDGLTIARAITEHLHDEIGSLTLFATHHHPLTELADELEGAFTRHFETTQESGDVTFDHEIAPGAAAGSYGVEVATAAGVPDPVVERARALVDGDSNGGSGDRIDAPSDSASSPVAPASTSPVSSDGGDDPSDVASELRALDLAHLTPVEALTELDRLKRLLEE, encoded by the coding sequence ATGGACTCCGCGCTTGGTCCCCCCGAATCGATGTCCGAGCGGCGCGCGGAACTCACGCCGATGATGGCCCAGTACCACGACCTCTGTGCCCGGTACGACGACGCCATCGTCCTCTTCCAGGTCGGCGACTTCTACGAGACCTTCGGCGGCGCTGCCGAGACGACCGCGCGGTTGCTCGAGCTCACGCTCACCAGCCGCGAGGACTCGACCGGCGAGTATCCCATGACCGGGATTCCCGTCGACAACGTCGCGACCTACGTCGAGGACCTGCTAGAGGCCGGCTACCGGGTCGCCATCGCCGACCAGGTCGAGGAACCGGGTGAGTCGGCGGGCGTCGTCGAACGGGCGGTGACGCGGGTGATTACGCCCGGGACGCTCACCGAGGACGAACTGCTCTCGAGCGACGACAACAACTTCGTGGCGGCGGTGGCCGTAGGCGACGGTTCCGAGGGCGCGAACGCAGACACGACCACCAGCCCGGACACGAACGCGAGCACGAACCCGGACGCAGACGTCGCCCTCGCCCTCCTGGACGTCTCGACCGGCGACTTCCTGACGACCAGCGCCAGCAGCCCCGAGCGAATCGCCGACGAGATCAGCCGCTTCGCGCCCGCCGAGGCCGTCCTTGGCCCGAACGCTCCCGACGATATCCTCCCGGAGCGGTGTATGGTCACGCCGTTCGACCCCGGGGCGTTCGCCCTCGAACGCGCCACGGACCTCCTCGAGACGTACGTCGCTCGAGCGGAGGCGCTCGTCGCGAACGACGCGGAGGTTCGCGCCTGCGGCGCCGTGCTCGCCTACGCGGAGTACGTTCGTGGGGGCGTCGAGGGGGCTGTGGACGAGGACGGTCGCGGTCACGAGGCGACGGACGACAGCGAGACGGACGACGGTGAATCGATCGAGCACGAGCGCCAGGAAGACGAAAACGTAGACGGAGGTAGAGACGGAGACGAAGACGAAAGCGACGAACCAGACCGCCCACGCCTCGAGTACCTCTCACGACTCCGTCGGTACGACCCCCGTGAGTACCTGCTACTCGACGCCGTCGCCGTCCGAAGCCTCGAACTCTTCGAACCGCGAGGCGTCCACGGTCGCAAAGAGGCCACCCTCGTCGGCGTGCTCGACGAGACGGCGAGCGCCCTCGGCGGCCGAAAACTCAGGGACTGGCTCCGGCGACCGCTGCTCGAGACCGAGCGCATCGACGGCCGCCTCGACGCCGTCGAGGAACTCTCTCGAGACCCCCGTACCCGAGAGGCGATCCAAGACGCGCTGACGGGCGTGTACGACCTCGAGCGACTCATCGGGCGCATCTCCAGGGAGCGAGCCAACGCGCGCGACCTGCGCTCGTTGCGTGACACTCTCGCAGTGGTCCCCGAAATCCGGGAGGCGCTGGCGGACGCCGAGGCCGGTCGACTGAACCGAATCCGCGAGGCGCTCGACCCGCTCGAGGACGTCCGTCGGCTGATCGACCGGGCGATCGTCACCGACCCGCCCCACGAGGTCACCGAGGGCGGTATCGTCGCCGACGGCTACGACGAGCGCCTCGATACCCTCCGGGAGACGGCCAGGGACGGCAAGCAGTGGATCGACGCGCTCGAGGACCGCGAGCGCGAGCGGACGGGCGTCGACTCGCTCAAGGTGGGATACAATTCGGTCCACGGCTACTACATCGAGGTGACGAACCCGAACCTCGAGGCCGTCCCGGCGGACTACCAGCGCCGTCAGACGCTCAAGCGCTCCGAGCGCTTCGTCACGCCCGAGTTGAAGGAACGCGAGGACGAGATCGTTGGCGCGGAGAGCCGGGCCGACCAGCGCGAGTACGACCTGTTCTGTCGGGTCCGTCGCGACGTCGGTGCGGAAGTCGAGCGCGTCCAGACGCTCGCCGACGCCCTCGGGGCACTCGACGCGCTGTGTTCCCTGGCGACCGTCGCTGCGGAGCACGATTACTGTCGGCCCGAGGTGCTCGAGCGTGGGAGCGGTGACGACGATGACGGCGGCGACAGCGACAGCGACGGCAACGCCTCCCGCATCGAAATCGAGGCCGGCCGTCACCCCGTCGTCGAACGAACCCAGGAATCGTTCGTCCCGAACGACGCACGCTTCGACGCCGAGGATCGGCTGGCGATCATCACAGGGCCCAACATGTCCGGAAAGTCGACGTACATGCGACAGGTCGCCCAGATCGTCCTGCTGGCGCAGGTAGGGAGCTTCGTGCCCGCTCGAGGCGCGACGCTCACACCGGCCGAGCGAATCTTCACCCGAGTCGGCGCCAGCGACGACATCGCGGGCGGGCGCTCGACGTTCATGGTCGAGATGGACGAACTCGCGACAATACTCCGGGAGGCCGACGAGCGGTCGCTCGTCCTCCTCGACGAGGTCGGCCGTGGCACCTCGACGAGTGACGGCCTCACCATCGCCCGCGCGATCACCGAACACCTCCACGACGAAATCGGGTCACTGACGCTCTTCGCGACCCACCACCACCCCCTGACCGAACTGGCCGACGAACTCGAGGGGGCGTTCACCCGCCACTTCGAGACGACCCAGGAGAGCGGCGACGTCACCTTCGACCACGAGATTGCTCCCGGCGCGGCCGCTGGCTCGTACGGCGTCGAGGTGGCGACGGCGGCGGGCGTTCCCGACCCGGTCGTCGAGCGCGCTCGCGCGCTGGTTGACGGCGACAGCAACGGTGGTTCCGGTGATCGGATCGACGCCCCCTCAGATTCCGCTTCGAGCCCTGTCGCGCCAGCTTCCACGTCGCCCGTGAGTTCAGACGGCGGCGACGACCCGAGCGACGTCGCGAGCGAACTCCGGGCGCTCGACCTGGCCCACCTGACCCCCGTGGAAGCACTCACCGAACTCGACCGGCTAAAGCGGTTGCTCGAGGAGTGA
- the gvpO gene encoding gas vesicle protein GvpO, halophile-type yields the protein MAEAESASTDQCKAITSSGERCSRPAQEDGFCHQHGPDDETVDEEEASENADESAAEGSTAEDTDEADDTSEDSQMNQQETTDPDAVDTDDVDLEAETDDDQLAGFLAIRRRIERAADSIIGHPLDTISEISPTDEGWMAVVDVVERRAVPDTQDILGRYELTLDSDGAIQGYQRLDRFRRGDTVAFD from the coding sequence ATGGCCGAAGCAGAATCCGCGTCGACCGACCAGTGTAAGGCGATCACGTCCTCCGGAGAGCGGTGCTCGCGGCCCGCCCAGGAGGATGGATTCTGCCACCAGCACGGGCCGGACGACGAGACGGTCGACGAGGAGGAGGCGAGCGAGAACGCCGACGAATCGGCTGCAGAGGGATCGACTGCGGAGGACACCGACGAAGCCGACGATACCAGCGAGGACTCACAGATGAACCAACAGGAAACCACTGATCCGGACGCGGTCGACACCGACGACGTCGACCTCGAGGCCGAAACGGACGACGACCAGCTCGCGGGATTCCTCGCGATCAGACGGCGAATCGAGCGCGCCGCCGATTCGATCATCGGCCACCCGCTCGATACGATTAGCGAAATCTCGCCGACCGACGAGGGCTGGATGGCCGTCGTCGACGTGGTCGAACGGCGAGCGGTGCCCGACACCCAGGACATCCTGGGGCGGTACGAACTCACCCTCGATTCGGATGGCGCGATCCAGGGCTACCAGCGCCTCGACCGGTTCCGGCGCGGCGACACGGTCGCGTTCGACTGA
- a CDS encoding SPW repeat domain-containing protein: MRQSNRRAPTPLEIMADRHAESTGSHRTMERDPRDESTQIANEERRKQTPVLSAIIAGLGLWVALSGLLLDAGATTTAVTNNLLVGLVIALAAGYNYYRVRNDVPLSPVVASLVAILGLWLIVTAPALGMVGALFWSTFAGGILVVGLSGWTVYSARDARTVTGDVRSRF; the protein is encoded by the coding sequence GTGAGACAGTCGAATCGACGAGCGCCCACCCCGCTCGAGATCATGGCCGATCGCCACGCCGAATCGACCGGGAGCCATCGAACCATGGAGCGTGACCCACGCGACGAGTCGACCCAGATCGCGAACGAAGAGCGACGGAAACAGACGCCGGTTCTGAGCGCGATCATCGCCGGACTGGGGCTCTGGGTCGCGCTCTCGGGACTCCTCCTCGACGCGGGAGCGACGACGACTGCGGTCACGAACAACCTCCTCGTCGGCCTCGTCATCGCACTCGCCGCCGGATACAACTACTATCGCGTCCGAAACGACGTCCCGCTAAGCCCGGTCGTCGCCTCTCTGGTCGCCATCCTCGGCCTCTGGCTGATCGTCACGGCTCCCGCCCTCGGAATGGTCGGCGCGCTATTCTGGAGTACGTTCGCCGGTGGCATCCTCGTCGTCGGTCTCTCGGGCTGGACCGTCTACTCGGCTCGAGATGCACGAACCGTAACCGGGGATGTTCGGTCGCGGTTCTGA
- a CDS encoding dicarboxylate/amino acid:cation symporter, translated as MSQTRAPLHRRLWSTYRSVPLIYRIAVAFVLGTALGAVAGERAGVLSPLGDLFLRLLEMLIIPIIVFTLLGGIRKLTPSRLGKVGGLTVGLYIATTTVAAVIGLAVANLFNPGTGVELTGGEAREAEPPTVTEVLLGIVPENPLGAMVEGDILATIFFVIVFGLALTSVREATSDESVEGAIGGFFAFIEAGTQALFKIIWGVLEYGVVGVFALMAASIGTEGLGAIVQLGALVGVIAVGIVIHMTVTYLGVMTIGILGQSPLDFLNGAKDAMLMAFTTRSSTATLPVSITDAEENLRIDESVYGFGLPLGATINMDGAAIRQAVTAVFAANMVGISLGLGEQVLVLFTVILISIGTAGVPGAGLIMLTVILNALGLPLEIVGFVAGVDPILGRIATTNNVTGDLAVSSVVAKWTGAIDLADGAWADAPADGGPEETVTTD; from the coding sequence ATGAGCCAGACCCGCGCGCCGCTCCACCGGCGCCTGTGGAGCACGTATCGATCCGTCCCACTCATCTACCGCATCGCCGTCGCGTTCGTCCTCGGCACCGCTCTCGGCGCGGTCGCCGGGGAGCGAGCAGGCGTTCTCAGCCCGCTGGGGGATCTCTTCTTGCGTCTCCTCGAGATGCTCATCATCCCCATCATCGTCTTCACGCTGCTCGGCGGGATCCGCAAGCTGACGCCGTCTCGGCTGGGCAAGGTCGGTGGACTCACGGTCGGGCTCTACATCGCAACGACAACCGTCGCGGCCGTCATCGGCCTCGCGGTCGCGAACCTGTTCAACCCCGGCACCGGCGTGGAGTTGACCGGTGGCGAGGCTCGAGAGGCCGAGCCACCGACGGTCACGGAGGTCCTGCTGGGGATCGTCCCGGAGAACCCGCTCGGGGCGATGGTGGAGGGCGACATCCTCGCGACGATCTTCTTCGTGATCGTCTTCGGGCTTGCGCTGACGTCGGTCCGCGAGGCCACAAGCGACGAGTCCGTCGAGGGGGCGATCGGCGGCTTCTTCGCGTTCATCGAGGCCGGAACGCAGGCGCTGTTCAAGATCATCTGGGGCGTCCTGGAGTACGGCGTCGTCGGCGTCTTCGCGCTGATGGCTGCGTCGATCGGGACCGAGGGACTCGGTGCGATCGTGCAACTCGGCGCGCTTGTGGGCGTCATCGCGGTGGGGATCGTGATCCACATGACCGTCACCTATCTCGGCGTGATGACGATCGGGATTCTCGGACAGTCGCCGCTTGACTTCCTTAATGGGGCGAAAGATGCCATGTTGATGGCGTTCACGACCCGTTCTTCGACCGCCACCTTGCCCGTCTCGATCACGGACGCCGAAGAGAACCTGCGAATCGACGAGTCGGTGTACGGCTTCGGGTTGCCCCTCGGGGCGACGATCAATATGGACGGCGCGGCGATCCGGCAGGCGGTGACGGCCGTCTTTGCCGCTAACATGGTCGGCATCTCGCTGGGACTGGGCGAGCAGGTGCTCGTCCTCTTCACGGTGATCCTGATCAGCATCGGGACGGCTGGCGTCCCCGGGGCTGGGCTCATTATGCTCACCGTCATCCTGAACGCGCTCGGCTTGCCACTCGAGATCGTCGGCTTCGTCGCGGGCGTCGATCCGATCCTCGGTCGGATCGCGACGACGAATAACGTCACCGGCGACCTCGCGGTCTCGTCGGTCGTCGCCAAGTGGACTGGCGCGATCGACCTCGCGGACGGGGCGTGGGCCGACGCGCCTGCAGACGGCGGGCCGGAGGAGACCGTGACGACCGATTGA
- a CDS encoding AAA domain-containing protein, with translation MNVRGTVAGEVSIRTVSTSYGESELAEVPVRVESLESEETGSEAVANTGVAADADEADDASATVTVTCWGKWTESAERLEPGMELLVTNAEEGEYQGETQYSTTKESYVVVEPSFLVNVTAIRNWVECPRLYYLNKLSGVPLNYPVVKGTIVHEVFGDLLRGRDLEAAIDERIDDRGLELGLLGESPATVEEDVRKNAAAIEGWLEQGRLTGGDGAAAAAEDGATTADNSSQSFAPEANEWRSEQLLISETFGIRGRADAIRRGAPVELKTGKNLRKEPRFKDKVQAACYALLLEEHGDPVDTGTLLYTKNSALERDEETGDLTPAKDFSMGAGLLKYVVRLRNEIAAMEMSGSIPTGKEADAKCEYCFERDTCMVVSGRLDQESKAGSIGQALPDEELEHFDRFYRAIEEERREVHREYAKLWEQTAEERADDDRAIIDLEFEEMRELEGGRWELRARQRTPATSKIREGDLVLASDGHPVRGEAELARIERLDEEVVLTADEPVAVTRLDIYPSELTTDRLLTALHDALLKGDQRRKDVLFGRVDPEFDDLEETFVDNNAAQDEAVRKAVGARDCALIHGPPGTGKTYTIARAVTEMVERGERVLLSAFTNRAVDNALEAVLESFDEADIDPNTVVRVGSESGVREDMQSYRLERSGDPEKRLEELQGAQVVAATTASCGSRVMAEQSFDVALVDEAAQLTEPGTYAAIELADRFVLVGDHEQLPPVVRAENDLSTSLFERLVDLHPDAGVMLDRQYRMNQRIQSFASREFYDGALRPATAEVAGRTLDDLAGVSRDALPDALRDPVAFVPVEGDGEQYTDAVEAERIVELIETYERAGLDRSQIGVIAPFRAQVATISNAVPADVTVDTVDRFQGSSEEVIVISFTATGDLEGPIFEDYRRINVALTRPKRALVLVGDPAALESDPVYARLLEWAQ, from the coding sequence GTGAACGTACGCGGAACCGTCGCCGGCGAGGTGTCGATCCGAACGGTGTCGACGAGTTACGGCGAGAGCGAACTCGCGGAGGTGCCCGTTCGCGTGGAGTCGCTCGAGAGCGAGGAGACGGGTTCCGAGGCAGTAGCCAACACGGGTGTAGCGGCCGATGCAGATGAAGCGGACGACGCTTCGGCCACGGTCACGGTCACCTGCTGGGGCAAGTGGACCGAATCCGCCGAGCGCCTCGAGCCGGGGATGGAACTGCTGGTCACGAACGCCGAGGAGGGTGAGTACCAGGGGGAGACACAGTACTCGACGACGAAAGAGTCCTACGTCGTCGTTGAACCGAGCTTCCTCGTGAACGTGACGGCTATTCGCAACTGGGTCGAGTGTCCTCGACTGTACTACCTGAACAAGCTCTCGGGCGTCCCGCTCAACTACCCGGTGGTCAAGGGGACCATCGTCCACGAGGTGTTCGGCGATCTGCTCCGGGGTCGTGACCTCGAGGCCGCGATCGACGAACGGATCGACGACCGCGGCCTCGAATTGGGCCTGCTCGGCGAGTCGCCCGCAACAGTCGAGGAGGACGTCCGGAAGAACGCCGCGGCCATCGAGGGATGGCTCGAGCAGGGTCGGCTTACGGGTGGTGATGGGGCGGCTGCTGCCGCCGAAGATGGGGCGACCACTGCCGACAACTCGTCTCAATCGTTCGCCCCCGAAGCAAACGAGTGGCGCTCCGAGCAGTTGCTCATCAGCGAAACCTTCGGCATCCGTGGGCGGGCCGACGCCATCCGCCGCGGGGCTCCCGTCGAACTCAAGACCGGAAAGAACCTCCGGAAGGAACCCCGGTTCAAGGACAAGGTGCAGGCGGCCTGCTACGCCCTCCTGCTCGAGGAACACGGCGACCCCGTCGATACCGGAACTCTGCTCTACACCAAGAACTCCGCGCTCGAGCGAGACGAGGAGACCGGCGACCTCACGCCCGCGAAGGACTTCTCGATGGGGGCAGGTCTGCTGAAGTACGTCGTCCGCCTGCGAAACGAGATCGCAGCGATGGAGATGTCGGGGTCGATCCCGACTGGAAAGGAAGCGGACGCGAAGTGCGAGTACTGCTTCGAGCGCGACACCTGCATGGTCGTCTCCGGGCGCCTGGACCAGGAGTCGAAGGCCGGGTCCATCGGCCAGGCGCTCCCCGACGAGGAACTCGAGCACTTCGATCGCTTCTATCGCGCCATCGAGGAGGAACGCCGCGAGGTCCATCGGGAGTACGCCAAACTCTGGGAACAGACCGCCGAGGAGCGCGCCGACGACGACCGGGCGATCATCGACCTCGAGTTCGAAGAAATGCGCGAACTCGAGGGCGGGCGCTGGGAGTTGCGCGCACGCCAGCGCACGCCGGCGACCTCGAAGATCCGCGAGGGCGACCTGGTGCTCGCGAGCGACGGCCATCCCGTTCGCGGAGAGGCCGAACTCGCCCGCATCGAACGGCTGGACGAGGAGGTCGTCCTGACCGCCGACGAACCCGTCGCGGTGACTCGGCTGGACATCTACCCATCCGAACTCACGACCGACCGCCTGCTGACGGCGCTGCACGACGCCCTGCTGAAGGGCGACCAGCGACGGAAGGACGTACTCTTCGGTCGCGTCGATCCAGAGTTCGACGACCTCGAGGAGACGTTCGTCGACAATAACGCGGCCCAGGACGAAGCGGTGCGAAAGGCCGTCGGCGCCCGGGACTGCGCGCTGATCCACGGCCCGCCGGGGACCGGGAAGACGTACACCATCGCCCGGGCAGTCACCGAGATGGTCGAACGCGGCGAGCGCGTCCTGCTGTCGGCCTTTACCAACCGCGCCGTGGACAACGCGCTCGAGGCCGTGCTCGAGTCGTTCGACGAGGCAGACATCGACCCCAACACCGTCGTCCGGGTCGGCAGCGAGAGTGGCGTCCGTGAGGACATGCAGAGCTATCGCCTCGAGCGATCGGGCGACCCCGAGAAACGACTCGAGGAACTCCAGGGCGCGCAGGTCGTCGCGGCGACGACGGCCTCGTGCGGTTCTCGAGTGATGGCCGAGCAGTCGTTCGACGTGGCGCTAGTCGACGAGGCGGCCCAGCTCACCGAACCGGGGACGTACGCTGCCATCGAACTCGCCGACCGGTTCGTGCTCGTCGGCGATCACGAGCAGTTGCCGCCGGTCGTGCGCGCAGAGAACGACCTCTCGACCTCGCTGTTCGAACGCCTCGTCGACCTCCACCCCGACGCCGGCGTGATGCTCGATCGCCAGTACCGGATGAACCAGCGCATCCAGTCGTTCGCCTCGCGGGAGTTCTACGACGGCGCGTTGCGCCCGGCGACGGCCGAGGTGGCCGGCCGGACGCTCGACGACCTGGCGGGCGTTTCCCGCGATGCCCTCCCTGACGCCCTTCGCGACCCCGTCGCATTCGTCCCGGTCGAGGGCGACGGCGAGCAATACACGGACGCCGTCGAGGCCGAACGAATCGTCGAGCTGATCGAGACGTACGAGCGAGCGGGACTCGACCGGAGCCAGATCGGCGTCATCGCCCCCTTCCGGGCGCAGGTCGCGACCATCTCGAACGCGGTCCCCGCCGACGTCACGGTCGACACCGTCGACCGGTTCCAGGGCTCGAGCGAGGAGGTGATCGTCATCTCCTTTACGGCGACCGGCGACCTCGAGGGGCCAATCTTCGAGGACTATCGGCGGATCAACGTCGCGCTCACCCGACCCAAGCGGGCGCTCGTGCTGGTCGGCGACCCGGCTGCACTCGAGTCGGACCCGGTCTACGCGCGGTTGCTCGAGTGGGCGCAGTGA
- the gvpA gene encoding gas vesicle protein GvpA yields the protein MAAPQRRPDSSSLAEVLDRILDKGVVIDIWARVSVVGIELLTVEARVVVASVDTFLHYAEEISKIERASSEGDLEDLEELEIEQRPESSPQSAAE from the coding sequence ATGGCAGCACCACAACGCAGACCTGACTCATCGAGTCTCGCCGAAGTGCTCGACCGAATCCTCGACAAGGGCGTCGTTATCGACATCTGGGCGCGCGTCTCGGTCGTCGGGATCGAACTCCTGACCGTCGAGGCCCGCGTCGTTGTCGCCTCGGTCGACACGTTCCTCCATTATGCGGAGGAAATATCGAAGATAGAACGGGCGAGTTCCGAGGGCGACCTCGAGGACCTCGAGGAACTCGAAATCGAGCAGCGACCTGAATCGTCGCCGCAATCGGCGGCCGAGTGA
- a CDS encoding GNAT family N-acetyltransferase, protein MHTLFPTCLETDRLIFERISHETVDPFELYAFVSRDDWQTDATEHMPWFRLQRLDQVAEFIDRAEQQWADRERARYLLRSNDEGGEIVGTTAYKPEWDARRAGSDIVLAPAYWGRKYGLERASAFVELTFERYDLEAFYTTCAADNEPSRRMIEKYVEKYGGRHEGLLRQHSPRPDGTVTDQHRFTIVRAEYEDVTTELETLDFDVEWEMPPPRGSSSE, encoded by the coding sequence ATGCATACGCTGTTTCCCACGTGCCTCGAGACGGACCGACTGATTTTCGAACGAATCAGCCACGAAACTGTCGACCCGTTCGAATTGTACGCGTTCGTGAGCCGAGACGACTGGCAGACCGATGCGACCGAACACATGCCGTGGTTCCGGCTCCAGCGACTCGATCAGGTCGCCGAGTTCATCGACCGGGCCGAACAGCAGTGGGCCGACCGCGAGCGGGCGCGATACCTCCTTAGATCGAACGACGAAGGTGGCGAAATCGTCGGGACCACGGCCTACAAACCCGAGTGGGACGCCCGCCGTGCCGGATCGGATATCGTCCTCGCACCGGCGTACTGGGGCCGCAAGTACGGCCTCGAGCGGGCATCCGCGTTCGTCGAACTGACATTCGAGCGGTACGACCTCGAGGCGTTTTACACGACCTGCGCCGCCGACAACGAACCGTCCCGACGGATGATCGAGAAGTACGTAGAGAAGTACGGTGGCCGCCACGAGGGACTACTGCGCCAGCACTCGCCGCGGCCAGACGGGACGGTGACCGATCAGCATCGATTCACCATCGTGCGAGCAGAGTACGAGGATGTGACAACGGAACTCGAGACGCTCGATTTCGACGTCGAATGGGAGATGCCACCGCCTCGAGGCAGTTCCAGCGAATAA
- the gvpN gene encoding gas vesicle protein GvpN, whose product MGSDSGRKRKVRGRKIRSDRSVKERRKAEKQRRRAAKENGNSGSATSTTDASTDALHSPQSAAPEPFVSTDAVEALTTRIGRWLEADQPVHVVGPTGCGKTALALEAAAERGRPVVWIDGDQAVDTGTLVGEHAGGESYVEDDQYVSGVHKRTEVVRERWVDNPLSVAAREGATLVYNEFSRSDPLAHNVLLSVFEEGVLERPEKRGDDRKIDVHPEFRAILTSNTAEYAGVHEPQDALLDRMVGVHVDYYDAETEREIVAAHVDLPDDQIEQVVDATRALREELDVVVGTRVAITAAKGLAVFGSGNDDAIDDEVLVTVFTDVLAPKFAGREDGSDVATLEGRVADVI is encoded by the coding sequence ATGGGCTCGGACTCCGGACGCAAACGAAAGGTTCGCGGACGGAAGATCAGGAGCGACCGATCCGTCAAGGAGCGACGGAAAGCAGAGAAACAGCGTCGTCGGGCAGCGAAGGAAAACGGCAACAGCGGTAGCGCCACCAGCACAACCGACGCCAGCACCGACGCCCTCCACTCGCCCCAGTCGGCGGCCCCGGAGCCGTTCGTCTCGACCGATGCCGTCGAGGCCCTGACGACCCGCATCGGGCGCTGGCTCGAGGCCGACCAGCCAGTCCACGTCGTCGGGCCGACCGGCTGCGGAAAGACCGCGCTGGCGCTCGAGGCGGCGGCCGAACGCGGTCGTCCGGTCGTCTGGATCGACGGCGACCAGGCGGTCGACACGGGTACCCTCGTTGGCGAGCACGCTGGTGGCGAGAGCTACGTCGAGGACGATCAGTACGTTAGCGGCGTCCACAAGCGAACCGAGGTCGTGCGTGAGCGGTGGGTCGACAACCCGCTCTCGGTGGCCGCCCGCGAGGGCGCGACGCTCGTCTACAACGAGTTCTCCCGGAGCGACCCGCTCGCCCACAACGTCCTACTATCGGTCTTCGAGGAAGGCGTCCTCGAGCGGCCCGAGAAACGCGGCGACGATCGGAAGATCGACGTCCACCCGGAGTTTCGGGCGATCCTCACCTCGAACACGGCCGAGTACGCGGGCGTCCACGAACCGCAGGACGCCCTCCTGGATCGAATGGTTGGCGTCCACGTCGACTACTACGACGCCGAGACCGAGCGCGAGATCGTCGCTGCGCACGTCGACCTGCCGGACGACCAGATCGAGCAGGTCGTCGACGCGACGCGAGCGCTTCGCGAGGAACTCGACGTCGTCGTCGGGACCCGCGTCGCTATCACGGCGGCGAAGGGACTCGCGGTATTCGGTTCCGGGAACGACGACGCCATCGACGACGAGGTACTCGTGACGGTCTTCACCGACGTCCTTGCGCCGAAGTTCGCCGGTCGCGAGGACGGGTCCGACGTCGCCACCCTCGAGGGCCGCGTCGCAGACGTCATTTGA